AAAGTAAATTTCCTTTACTTGCAATACTTCAGGGTAATTTATGAACAAAGGTGAACTAGTGGATGCTGTAGCAGCCAAAGCCAACGTCACAAAAAAGCAGGCTGATGAAATCATCAGTGCTTTTTTGTCAGTTGTGACCGAGGTTGTAGCGAATGGGGAGAAGATAACGCTGGTAGGGTTTGGCTCATTTGAGCGACGGGAACGTTCCGAGCGCGAAGGACGTAATCCCAAAACCCAAGAGACAATGACTATCCCAGCTACTAGAGTACCTGCGTTTTCTCCTGGGAAGCTGTTCAAAGAAAAAGTAGCACTATAGATGCATTGCTTTACCGTTAGCAACCTAATCCGCTGCAAAGCTGTAGCGATCGCTGTTCTCAAGGCAGCGTGGGGCAACGGCAGGGGGAACGTGAGTGTTGGGTTGCAGATGTTATACAAGCGATGGCTCATCACAAATCTATTTTTTTAGTTAATCGTGTTACTGAGCCGCTCTGCAATTCTTGAACCCAAACAAAGTGCAATGGTAAGTGATGCCGCTGCTGCTAAAGCTGCTGCCGTCCGAATGTGATTCCATAGTGTCCAGTTAGCGAGGTAGCTAGACCATAGGCTTGCACCGATGGCACTGTCCCGCTCGACTTTCGCCAGTGCTTCGTTGAGCGGGACATTGAACACAATTGTTACACCTAATGTACCAACAAGGTAGAGCAAGCTGCCAAGGAGTAAGAAGGGCGCACCGGGTTGATGCCACTTTAATAGCGAGGAGATAACCAAAAAGATGCAAGCCGCAGCCGTTCCCAAAAACGCTGCCATAAACAATGGATTGATCACCGTGATATTGATGGATTGCATAGCAGCAATGCCCTGTGCTGGCTGAAGTCGAGCAAGGGCGCTCATCACAAAAGTCGAGAAGGCGAAGAAGACTCCAGCGATTAACCCACAGCCCAGTGCTGAGAAAAGCTTCAATGCAAAATATTGTTGATACAATTGCATGGCATCCTTTCAAGTCCAAATACTCACAAATTTTTTATGGTTAGGTTACCATATTGCTGTTGCTGCGTAGATGAACAAGTTTAACGCCTTGCATAAAAGCTTAAACATTTTAGGGCGCACACTTTTTCATATTCCACCAGAGGGGCTACGATTGATAGTGGATATATTAGTGTTAAAGTCTGCACTGGATACTATAAATTTCGTTTATTTAGAGTAATCAAAGACCATTATGCATTAGCCGTATGGATTGATGCACTTGAGATGCTCACAGCCAAAACCTTGAGTCATCATTGCAAATAGCTGCTGAGAAACTTGACCATCAAGGTTGAATTTGAGCATGATTTGGTCATAGGCTTGTCCCTGGGCTATCAGGTTTGCCATTTGCTCAAACTCTATCCAAGTCAAATCACTCTCAACAAATGCTTTAGCAAGGGTAATTACTAGTTCTTCATAATCATTGTCTTCCAGTTTTGTCATCATCCGGTGTTCAATGTGAAGCGAATCATCGAAACAGTAATACCAGGATTTCAGTTGCTGCTTGACTACCATTCGGAAAAAATCTTGTTGTTTGAATCGGTTAACAGCATGATCTCCTTCACTACATACCATTAAAATAGGAGCAGAAATACAGCCATGAGCCTTTTCTAAAACCTCCTCTGCCAATTGAAGAAATATACGTAATGCCTTGAGACAAAAACCTTTATAACCAAAATTCCCAGATCCATCTTTGTTGAACCATTCAAAGTAAATTGGTAGGATTTTGATAAGTTGATCTAATAGCAAGTAACGGCTAGCCAAGTAAGGAGTGAACAATAAAGCGCGGTCAATCTCCTGTGGATGTTCTAAAGCTAACCAAGCAGCCAAAGTTCCACCTGTTGACAATCCACCAATTACAACTTGTTGACCTAGCGTTTTGGCAATCTGCAACCATTTGAGCAGAAATTGTTGATATATCTGAATATCTGTAGGTAGTGGTGGTGGATTTTGACGGTTCCAGTTGCCTGAGCGTCCATGACCAGGCTGTAAAGGTATCAAGACATTATATCCCTTATTAAATAAGGCTTTACCAAGTGGCTCAAACTGGTAAGGGCCTGCTGTAAAACCATGCAAAAACAAAAAAACTTTTGCTCTCAAGTCAGGGTGAATCAAAAATTTAGAGCGACAGGCTTCATTCTTGAGACCCAAGGTGGATTCTAGGTGGTGAACTTGCTCCAGGATTTCTGCTGTTTTTTGAATGCCAACTTTCATTGATTAATCGTCGGATTTACGCACATTAGCGTATTTTATTAAATTAACATTTTTTCAGTATCTAACAGAGGATATATTATTATTTAGCCTATTGAATGTGAAACTCCGAGGTATTGGAGGTAGGACAACATTTAAAAGTCAAAAGTTTAAATAGGGGACATCTGCCCTCATTTTTAATATGGATATCAG
This region of Nostoc sp. UHCC 0302 genomic DNA includes:
- a CDS encoding HU family DNA-binding protein: MNKGELVDAVAAKANVTKKQADEIISAFLSVVTEVVANGEKITLVGFGSFERRERSEREGRNPKTQETMTIPATRVPAFSPGKLFKEKVAL
- a CDS encoding anthrone oxygenase family protein; translation: MQLYQQYFALKLFSALGCGLIAGVFFAFSTFVMSALARLQPAQGIAAMQSINITVINPLFMAAFLGTAAACIFLVISSLLKWHQPGAPFLLLGSLLYLVGTLGVTIVFNVPLNEALAKVERDSAIGASLWSSYLANWTLWNHIRTAAALAAAASLTIALCLGSRIAERLSNTIN
- a CDS encoding alpha/beta fold hydrolase, which produces MKVGIQKTAEILEQVHHLESTLGLKNEACRSKFLIHPDLRAKVFLFLHGFTAGPYQFEPLGKALFNKGYNVLIPLQPGHGRSGNWNRQNPPPLPTDIQIYQQFLLKWLQIAKTLGQQVVIGGLSTGGTLAAWLALEHPQEIDRALLFTPYLASRYLLLDQLIKILPIYFEWFNKDGSGNFGYKGFCLKALRIFLQLAEEVLEKAHGCISAPILMVCSEGDHAVNRFKQQDFFRMVVKQQLKSWYYCFDDSLHIEHRMMTKLEDNDYEELVITLAKAFVESDLTWIEFEQMANLIAQGQAYDQIMLKFNLDGQVSQQLFAMMTQGFGCEHLKCINPYG